A genomic window from Dehalobacter sp. includes:
- a CDS encoding amidophosphoribosyltransferase, with product MGGLFGVVSKEDCVMDVYFGTDYHSHLGTSRGGMAVWSGKSFNRSIHNIENTLFRAKFEAELAEIKGTMGIGCISDTEPQPLTVRSHLGQYAITTVGKINNLDEIVAKEFTNRKSIHFMETSKGAINPTELVSVIIDHENTFKDGLLKAQELIQGSCTVLLLTPRGIYASRDKLGRTPLLVGKKEGSLCVSSESCTFANLGYGFNYELGPGEIVFLTPDGIEKIAPPGNKMQICAFLWVYYGYPSSTYEGVSVEVMRNRNGAALARRDNVEVDLVAGVPDSGVGHAIGYSNQSKVPYGRPFIKYTPTWSRSFMPQNQEIRNLVARMKLMPIPELVSGKRLLFCDDSIVRGTQMRETVDLLYKCNASEVHIRPACPPIVFGCKFLNFSVSRSAMDLAARQAIIKLEGKEPDSLDAYCDPATEQYNCMVDCIGKRLNLSTLKYQNIHDMIDAIGIGRDKICTYCWNGKEL from the coding sequence GTGGGAGGATTATTTGGTGTTGTTTCAAAAGAAGATTGCGTAATGGATGTGTATTTCGGCACGGATTACCATTCGCACCTGGGGACAAGCAGAGGTGGGATGGCGGTCTGGAGCGGGAAAAGTTTTAACAGGTCAATTCATAACATCGAGAATACACTTTTCAGAGCAAAGTTTGAAGCTGAGCTTGCAGAAATAAAAGGCACCATGGGCATAGGGTGCATAAGCGATACAGAACCTCAGCCTTTGACAGTGCGTTCGCACCTTGGTCAATATGCGATCACTACAGTAGGGAAAATTAACAATTTAGATGAAATTGTCGCCAAAGAATTCACCAACCGAAAAAGTATTCATTTTATGGAAACGAGCAAGGGCGCTATTAATCCTACAGAGCTGGTGTCTGTAATTATAGATCATGAAAATACCTTTAAAGATGGTTTATTAAAAGCGCAGGAGCTGATCCAGGGTTCATGCACGGTTTTACTTTTAACACCGCGGGGAATTTATGCTTCAAGGGATAAACTGGGCAGGACTCCTTTATTGGTGGGTAAGAAAGAAGGTTCTCTCTGTGTCTCTTCCGAGTCCTGTACTTTTGCCAACCTGGGGTATGGTTTCAACTATGAACTGGGTCCGGGAGAAATCGTATTTTTAACACCGGACGGTATTGAGAAGATTGCGCCGCCCGGGAATAAAATGCAAATTTGCGCTTTTTTATGGGTCTATTATGGTTATCCGTCCTCAACTTATGAAGGAGTAAGCGTTGAGGTTATGCGTAACAGAAACGGCGCGGCCCTGGCCAGAAGAGACAATGTGGAAGTTGACCTGGTTGCCGGAGTGCCCGACTCCGGTGTCGGACATGCCATCGGTTACTCAAACCAATCCAAAGTGCCATATGGGCGTCCTTTCATAAAATACACCCCGACCTGGTCAAGGAGTTTTATGCCGCAGAACCAGGAAATAAGAAACCTGGTTGCCAGAATGAAGCTGATGCCCATTCCCGAACTTGTTTCCGGCAAACGCCTGCTCTTCTGCGACGATTCAATTGTCCGCGGCACACAGATGAGAGAAACCGTGGACCTGCTGTACAAATGCAACGCCAGTGAAGTCCACATACGGCCTGCCTGCCCGCCTATTGTTTTTGGCTGTAAATTTTTAAACTTCTCAGTCTCCCGTTCAGCTATGGACCTTGCGGCAAGGCAGGCCATTATTAAGCTTGAGGGAAAAGAACCGGATTCTCTTGACGCCTATTGTGATCCGGCAACTGAGCAGTACAATTGCATGGTGGATTGTATCGGCAAACGGCTGAACCTTTCAACGCTAAAATACCAGAACATCCATGATATGATTGATGCAATCGGGATAGGCAGAGATAAAATCTGTACCTATTGCTGGAATGGGAAAGAACTGTAA
- a CDS encoding anti-sigma factor — translation MNCEEFQQIKEKYLKGKVSPGEEKAVEEHLENCPACRQVLDEFLAAVEKNSKVLKEEWSEGCGLDEKKQRRILMRAKYKNRIGTAVFLLLLMAVLSIAGSFLSSLYFNWGGENSRLYRTQKTVALLTEFTFPNVTMPLSFTPHPNFFSHAGWGHSSVEIKPYFVAMGNYALQKQLGKESIVIGHLNVNQLFSSVLTRRQWADGSYQHYFYFYHPDQLSGLSDNGSYIAAAAEDTWQALDILPEGTVVELALSFWQTYSIDQVKAMLDEFDLEITWYALTTGTEGTSRDPREPLSTNDGAWGMPELSRNMLSQYSPVSDEDSAVREKYFVESMKFLVENEKTARRVYQGDPQKLLLEQRYQYIKDNGIQVYGVVVTGPTKELLKLQNLESVHSPALGEVGLWNWFNRSFSGTMY, via the coding sequence ATGAACTGTGAGGAATTCCAGCAAATAAAAGAAAAATACCTGAAAGGCAAGGTTTCACCCGGTGAAGAAAAGGCTGTTGAGGAACATTTAGAGAACTGCCCGGCCTGCCGACAGGTCCTGGATGAATTCCTGGCAGCCGTTGAAAAAAACAGTAAGGTCCTCAAAGAAGAATGGTCCGAGGGCTGCGGACTGGACGAAAAAAAGCAGCGCCGTATTTTAATGAGGGCCAAGTATAAAAACCGCATCGGCACGGCGGTCTTCCTGCTATTGCTCATGGCCGTCTTGAGTATTGCCGGAAGTTTTTTGTCCAGCCTGTATTTCAACTGGGGCGGGGAAAATTCCCGGTTATACCGGACGCAGAAGACGGTGGCCCTCCTGACGGAGTTCACCTTCCCCAACGTGACCATGCCCCTGAGTTTCACCCCGCATCCAAATTTCTTTTCCCACGCGGGCTGGGGTCACAGCAGCGTGGAAATAAAGCCGTATTTCGTTGCCATGGGAAATTACGCACTGCAAAAACAGTTGGGCAAGGAAAGCATAGTAATTGGGCACCTGAATGTGAACCAGCTGTTTTCTTCGGTGCTGACCCGGCGCCAGTGGGCCGACGGATCCTACCAGCACTATTTTTACTTTTACCATCCGGATCAGCTCTCAGGCCTGAGTGACAATGGCAGCTATATAGCCGCGGCGGCAGAAGATACCTGGCAGGCCCTGGACATATTGCCCGAGGGGACTGTGGTCGAATTAGCTCTTTCTTTTTGGCAGACATACTCCATAGACCAGGTTAAGGCCATGCTGGATGAATTTGATTTGGAAATCACCTGGTATGCCCTGACCACCGGGACAGAGGGGACATCCCGGGATCCCCGGGAACCCCTGTCTACCAATGACGGAGCCTGGGGCATGCCCGAACTGTCCCGGAACATGTTAAGCCAATACTCTCCGGTTTCCGATGAAGATAGCGCCGTGCGTGAAAAATACTTTGTTGAATCAATGAAGTTCCTGGTTGAAAATGAAAAAACAGCCCGGCGTGTTTACCAGGGCGATCCCCAAAAACTGCTTCTCGAGCAGCGGTACCAGTATATTAAAGATAACGGTATACAAGTTTACGGGGTGGTCGTCACCGGGCCCACCAAGGAATTATTAAAACTGCAAAACCTTGAGTCTGTTCATTCCCCCGCCCTGGGAGAGGTCGGGCTATGGAACTGGTTTAACCGCAGCTTCAGCGGCACGATGTATTAA